GCACGGGAACGCCCGAACCTTTACGTCGAGATTGATGTTACGGGGCGCGGCGTCGACAGAAAAGACCGAAGAAAGCAGATCACACCAAGACGAAAACCAGCAAAAAGCTCACCGTGGAACTCCAGACACATCAGCAGGCTGTCTCGACAGTCAGGCGCAGGAAcgcgacagggagaaacTGGAATTCCTGCGAGACGCCGATACGTCCCTCGGACGCGGACGCCCCCTGAAAGGCCGTGGGACAGCTTTTTATGGACGATCCGAATTGGCCTTTTCCACGGGAAAATGAATTGTCTCCCTTCGTTCATGGCTGCCTGTGTGTGACTACGCACATGCACAATACGCCATGGCGCTCTGCTAGCTGCGTACTGTGGATACACCTGGCAATATGCCGCCCGTCCATGCAAACGTGTTTTCTCCCTGAAAATGCTAACATTCACGTCTACGTCCATATTTCCCCGTTTTTCAACTCGGTTCACCAGGGTCGGCTTCGTCAAGCCGCAGGCCTGCATCGGAGGGgagtcctctctttcgtgaAAGTACCGTTCCTCTCGACACCAGTCAACTCAGTCGAAGAGGGAATTGCCTCGTTGTTCCGCGCATGTTAGGATGGGTGTTTATGTGTGTCGGATTCCGCGACGACCTCTCAattcgtcgtcttcgcgggcgtctctcttgcgcCTGTGCCCCAACGTTAGGTCGCGATTTGCGAGCCTCGGACAGCCCTGTCTTTGCCGTACCTGCAGTAGAAGTTCCTGCCGTACTCCTTCCAGAATTCTTCGACGATGCGTTGAACGGAAACAAAgtcttccttcgtcgccggcgGGGACACATCGACAGGTTTgtctgccttcgccgctgcgcgcTCCCTCTCCACGTCGGCCATGCATCCGTTGCGGTAGGCGAGAATCGAAAGCCAGCACAGGATCGCCCACAggccgtccttctctctcacaTGGACGCTTCCGGTTCCGAACGACTCCTCCCCGCAGATGCTGATTCGGTTCGCATCCATCAGGTTCGTGAAGTACTTCCATCCTGTAGGCGTTTCGTAGACGTCTTTGTCTGAAGACCAACGCCAAGGACATAGCCAAGTCGGAGAGGAAGATACACAAGTCGCGCCTTTTAAACCCACATATATCCTTCCAGCGACAGCGTTCCACTTCTCTTCACATCTTGCGTCCTTCGATCGCCGTACTTGTCTGTTTCCGTAAATGCCTATGTTTTTAGACACATGCGGTCCATGCACGGCGAATTGACGACACCCACATAGaggcatatacatatatatatatatatatatatatatatgtaacgGGCATGTGTATACGTatccatacatacatattaCATAGCTATACCACACAAAGGTAAAGGACGCGAATACGTTGACGCAGCTAATACGCCTTTGCtgcttccttcgtttttctaACTCACTGAGTTTCTTAGCCACGTTGTCCAGAGCACGCGAGGTCGGCATCGAGCGCGCCAAACCCGTCAAACCTCCCTTGCCGGTCGCCTTatcgacgaagaaaaacggaaggcaCTTCTCAGCGTAGAGAGCGATGAGGGCAACGCTATCTGACGGCGTcacgaagaagccgcgccctagagagcagaaaacacacaaaaacgcaCACGCTCGTGAGCAAATTCGAGCCCCGCATGTCGCTGACAAGTTAACACTCTTCCACTTTTTCCGTGACATGCATATAttcacatacatatatatagacatacagatatatatatatatatatatacagagggACTATTTGTCTTCCTCCTGATGTGTTGCTGTTCACGTTTACCTCTACGAGTATTAACTGCATCTGTATTTGGATAGATATGCACGTGTACAGACGGGTGCCTGTGAGAGGCTGTACGCTTCTACAGCACTACGCGACGCTTGTAACACTTgctggcgagaagacagaggagaggaaaccgggCTGTACCGAGAATCATGTTGCGATCGcagtctccgtctcctgctgCCCCGAAAAGAGGCGTCGATGCGTCGATTTGGTCTGGGTGAAAAACCTTCATTTTCGCAACCAGCTCTGCTGCGTAAGTCAGATTCGGATCAGGGTGGTGACCGCCGAAATCCGGCTGTACATGCAGATCCCGGCAAAAAACAAGATGTCCATGATTCGCAACAGACAcgaccgagagaaggcgactgaTAGAAGACCTCAGGAACGGAAACGAGTAAAAGCAACACACACCCAAGACGACGCACACACGTTTCCGCGGAGAGCACAGACACCACACGGCAAAAGCGAGTCGTCAAGAGACGGAACCGTTTTTTTGTGCATCCAtgtctcctgcttctctcACGTGTAGATGTACACAAAGACGCCCATCCTCTATCCGTTGTATATGttatgcacatacacatacgcGTGGATGAACACTTCACACGTGCAAATGCATttatgcatatgtatacatatacatatgtacatatatatatatatatatataaaggggggatgcatgcacacgggTGGAAACGCCGAGACTAAACCTGCGGCAAGCCTGATCGCGAAATGaaaagaagggcgagaatGGCCTGGCCACGGGGCACCGTGCTTCCCTTCGTCAACTTCTCTCACCAGGGGAACCTGTCGCATCAGACTTTCCGGCTTTGCTCCGAGCTCCTCGAGGAACAGTTTCTCTGCGTACGGACCCGAGACGCCGTGCATGGCGTCATACACGAAGGAGAAGTAAGGAAGCGCCAGGAGTCGTCTGATAGCAGGAAAGTGAAACGCCTCCTTCATCAAGTGCATCCAGTCCTCGATGGGGTCAATGACTTCAACCTACGGGACGAGACCGCAACGCGACGACCGACGCCGTTCGTTCAGCACAGAGGCTGCCGCATCAGCGAGGGCGACTGGCGTTCAAAGCATGGGTCACACACAGTCTCAGGACCGATCGAGCTTCTCCCGGCGCGATGAAACGCACGTCTGACACAGAGGACCACGTTCCCGCTCCTGCGCAGAACACCCTTCTCAGagcagaagcggagaggaaagctgTGCACATCTGCGGATCTGCGGCCGGTTCCTCCGCCCATTCTCACGCCCTGTGAAcgccgcgagaaaaccgACTTCGCAACGAAAACCCCTCAGCACGCGTACCTGGAACGCGCCGTCCAGGTTGACTTGCACGCCGAGTTTGTCGAGGGAGAACTTCGGCAGTTCTGCGTATTTGATGGTCGCGAGCTTCTTGGATTTCTCCCACACTTGGTTCATCAATACCTCGTTTCCAGGGGCTGCCATGAACGCAACACGCGAGGGCAAGAAGCCGCATgtgcagagacgaaaaagcgtCAACGTATGAGAACTGAAAACAGCTGCTTCGTAGCGGAGCCTCAgcggagaaacagcagaggGTGGTGTAAAGcaatcataaagaacttggttgtctgtgtctcgaAACTGGAGTCATATTCGGGACTCCCCAGATGAAACTCATAAATCATCCTGAGAGATTATCACTCCTCTTCGCGCTGTCCATTGAAGAGCGATGCAAATGTAGTTTGCGCCGCAATAGAGTTTGCGCTGTCATACCCTTTGCGCGTccaggcgtctcctcggcgctAGCACACATGAGACGGGAAGGCCGTTCACAAAAATTTCGTTTGAGTCTTGGATCGTCCCCTATCTTGCCGACCACGCACCCTTTTTGAGCGCGCCCTCGGCGCGCGTGTCCCCGTGTCTCCTACCTCCGTTGCCGGTGTCGTACTTGACCCCGAAATCCTCGTCGATGCCTCCAGGATTGTGCGAGGCTGTGAGCAGGAAGCCGCCGAAGCAAACTCCATTCTCGCGACCGCGAATGATTGCGCTGCAGGCAGGCGTCGACGCCAGGCCGTTCAGTCCTGAACAGAACAGGAACCAGAGAG
This sequence is a window from Neospora caninum Liverpool complete genome, chromosome V. Protein-coding genes within it:
- a CDS encoding Phosphoglucomutase 2, related, with the translated sequence MFVCRLCRSISTIAAELPVADGTPLRVAKKLFLTSCLLKTFRCNHGGGAKSAAVLCRASVRTPHLLPLVALRASFLSSFGSIVTTAKASRMRAKKEGCSGSASQSHKGLSSDRILSRPTTAYQDQKPGTSGLRKKTKVFMQKDYLANFAQSVFDCLPEEEKKGGTLLVSGDGRYFSHEAIYEICAIAAGNGVGRVWIGLNGLASTPACSAIIRGRENGVCFGGFLLTASHNPGGIDEDFGVKYDTGNGAPGNEVLMNQVWEKSKKLATIKYAELPKFSLDKLGVQVNLDGAFQVEVIDPIEDWMHLMKEAFHFPAIRRLLALPYFSFVYDAMHGVSGPYAEKLFLEELGAKPESLMRQVPLPDFGGHHPDPNLTYAAELVAKMKVFHPDQIDASTPLFGAAGDGDCDRNMILGRGFFVTPSDSVALIALYAEKCLPFFFVDKATGKGGLTGLARSMPTSRALDNVAKKLNKDVYETPTGWKYFTNLMDANRISICGEESFGTGSVHVREKDGLWAILCWLSILAYRNGCMADVERERAAAKADKPVDVSPPATKEDFVSVQRIVEEFWKEYGRNFYCRYDFENKDSTAAHQMMHDLEELSKSSPTEIVAKVASHVDEKLLKEMEIESMDWFKYTDPVDQQVSDHQGVRLFLKGGSRIIWRLSGTGSTGATIRVYMERYESDSSKVLQDERTALKDIATFALQFCDMKKYIGTEEPTVIT